Proteins found in one Etheostoma spectabile isolate EspeVRDwgs_2016 chromosome 14, UIUC_Espe_1.0, whole genome shotgun sequence genomic segment:
- the rida gene encoding 2-iminobutanoate/2-iminopropanoate deaminase isoform X1, which translates to MASIRRQIPYTPQAPVRQGIYSQSVVVDRTMYISGQLGLDVASGQLVDGGVQAQAKQALVNMGEILKAAGCDYTNVVKTTVLLADINDFNSVNEVYKTFFSSNFPARAAYQVAALPRGGLVEIEAVAVLGPLSDS; encoded by the exons ATGGCATCTATTCGTCGACAAATCCCATACACGCCACAAGCCCCTGTCAGACAGGGAATATACAG CCAGTCGGTGGTTGTGGACAGAACAATGTACATCTCTGGTCAGCTGGGATTGGACGTGGCCTCTGGTCAGCTGGTAGATGGAGGGGTGCAGGCCCAGGCCAAACAG GCTCTCGTCAATATGGGGGAGATTCTTAAAGCTGCTGGCTGTGATTACACTAACG TGGTGAAGACGACTGTGCTGCTTGCTGATATCAACGACTTTAATAGCGTCAATGAGGTCTACAAAACAT TTTTCAGCAGTAACTTCCCTGCCAGGGCTGCCTACCAAGTCGCTGCTCTCCCCAGA GGGGGCCTGGTGGAAATTGAGGCAGTTGCCGTTCTCGGTCCTCTCTCAGACTCCTGA
- the rida gene encoding 2-iminobutanoate/2-iminopropanoate deaminase isoform X2 has protein sequence MSALNRKLINTESAPAAIGPYSQSVVVDRTMYISGQLGLDVASGQLVDGGVQAQAKQALVNMGEILKAAGCDYTNVVKTTVLLADINDFNSVNEVYKTFFSSNFPARAAYQVAALPRGGLVEIEAVAVLGPLSDS, from the exons ATGTCTGCACTCAATAGAAAGCTCATCAACACTGAATCAGCCCCGGCTGCCATCGGTCCATACAG CCAGTCGGTGGTTGTGGACAGAACAATGTACATCTCTGGTCAGCTGGGATTGGACGTGGCCTCTGGTCAGCTGGTAGATGGAGGGGTGCAGGCCCAGGCCAAACAG GCTCTCGTCAATATGGGGGAGATTCTTAAAGCTGCTGGCTGTGATTACACTAACG TGGTGAAGACGACTGTGCTGCTTGCTGATATCAACGACTTTAATAGCGTCAATGAGGTCTACAAAACAT TTTTCAGCAGTAACTTCCCTGCCAGGGCTGCCTACCAAGTCGCTGCTCTCCCCAGA GGGGGCCTGGTGGAAATTGAGGCAGTTGCCGTTCTCGGTCCTCTCTCAGACTCCTGA